The following nucleotide sequence is from Acyrthosiphon pisum isolate AL4f chromosome A2, pea_aphid_22Mar2018_4r6ur, whole genome shotgun sequence.
TATGTTTGtagacaaattataaatacctcttataataggtacctattttaaattttacctacctattataagttataacttataaccttgTTACTTGTTAGTGTATTTTCgacttgtaatttattgtacctacctatctatgtgTAATTTTAAGTGCTAACACGTATAAGCTTATACGTCTACCAATCTTACAAtcgttattaacttattttataatattcttaaaaattaatgttcaacATTGCCCATTGGAATTCAATtgttacaacaaaaacatattgttaaaacttaaaacatataACAACTGTGACATTTAGGCATCTTTAGGATTAGGAAACTGTCCTATTTTATTGAGTTTATttacttgtaaattgtaatactattacagtccaaatattaattattaacttagtATGACTCtattagttgtaaaaaaaatattatagtattattaacttttatttgaagGTTGTTTTacggtataggtacaatgtacatctaTATAATTCCCGAGTACCTACAACATACAATAATACTCGGTGACGGGGTGATacattaaatgtaggtacacttTATTCTATAAGAGTAGAATCCAATgtaaatactgtaaaaatactgcatattattaagtaaatattaagtaaatatataagtagggCAATACACACCTGGGTAAACACTAAATACTCATTTTATTCAGAGACTGCACTACtgcaaattatcaattatatataccGTTGTCATGGTCAAATAACGAAAACTTATGATCGTAATGGAAAtgtccaataaataataatgttctttTATAATAGCAATAGTTTAAATATCAATGGGCAATAAGTACGTATTGCTTTGTAGATAttaatacaaaactataaacatatataatattacgttcagATACCTTGAATTGTacgttatgtaggtatatgttatcAACACAAATATTAGACCAgacaatgtataattttaatgtgaagGTGCGTAgttcaagatccctgtttgtattgttacaatagtttttaggaatgtaattaaatgttttttccagactttattacttacctacttaatcaattttgtcattaattaggtaggtacaaggtacctattaatatatcgATTACCCAAGTCTTGTTGGTAATacattagataatttttaatttaattgtgatccagtttctaaattaaaaatttataatatgttaatatgaatgtaaataattaaacgttTGTCTGTTAATATGTATCTActaacctacctattaataaacTTACTATAACTATAAATCCGTGGTTTTATCTTTAAGTTTTGGCCCTTGGCGCCCCTTGCTGATGTTaagctattaaataaataattaaatgtggtTTATTTAGAGCCGTGCTAAGGGGGTAGCGAATGGGACAAGTGCCTTGGGGCGGCCAAACTCGTAACATTTTAAAGGGTGGCAAGTGTTTAAATATACATGTTTATTAGGGGCACCAATGAAGGTTAGCACGGCACTGggtttatttatgatttttatcaaatttgccGATTTAAAAAAGGTAACTTTCAGAAACTATAgtaaatttaagaaatttaaaatatcagcaatacctacaatctacatcattatttttgtatccaacgagcaaaagtaaaaaaagcgGATAAGTAGATGTCACTCTGCTATACAGTTATAAGtgtgtcactgtaatggatagtattaaatttgaattcaatgatataatatcattgtatacgaaaaatgattctgacggtttgtcagtttagggttttttatattttatatatattattattatactattattattaatacggtagccggtaagttaaaataatattataaaattacaaaaaaataactaaactcgttatttttggatatttaatatttaaattcgtccaaattatacataaaataactacaaaaaaatctgtgtttttatattttttagttaaaaattaacctACTTACATGAACCttgtttcaagttttcaatACTTATtcctaagctataaaagttgaacattttatacacttttaactacaaaatcatttttaattttcattttgataaattttgtcaaaattagaactttatttatacgaaataattaaaaaaaaattgtgcgtttatgtatttttaatatttttcaactactattgcaACCACATATCAGGATCcttgtatttcattttcatgcgttttgacccaacaaataaaatgttgacgaaaaccaattttacttaaaaattcctgtttttcgtaagtttttttgtttttgtcgcttttgaaaaatattgggaattttaaaattttaccacaatcgttattctttgttaaaatatataattcttcccaatttgaaattaaagtatattataaattataatatacattatacaatatataaataaactgtgtttatttgattatattttatgtgtgaaCTACTTATGGGAAACTTTCCCTTACACTTTCAATATTCTTAGGcgttagctataaaaattgaatattttataaatataaaacctaggtacaaaataatttgaaaattttcgtgattgcgttaaaatttggacattaaatgcttataaacaaaatttgtgattacgtatatacattatacatatatacatacctaatatattttttaactaagaAGTAAGTAGTTacaaaaacttatgaggaaccttgtatgttgtaggtaggtattacattttcaagttgtTTGACATACTTACCTATAAAGAATTATTCGACTTAAAGTTGGAGAAGTGGATCGATATTTTGCAGGACAGGTACCAAActagtatagtaggtacattgtaagaattaagaaattatttaaataataaataaataggtactaaataggcatattattttattataattcgtgGTTATTAGAAGTTGCTATCAACGGATTCGACCTACTCCTTTCATAGCTGATATTCGCCGGTGTCACAACAATGAACTACCGGTGGCCGTTCCGTCTTATCTGATAAAGTTAGTATTGATAAGGTTATTTGGATTTAATTGATTGAACTATTGTAGAAAATGTCAAAAaacagtaataagtaataacctaatggctaatacagtaataccttattgtttattaaagttttaattgcGTTTACCGAAtaccatatttaaatatttatgttgtataatggTTCGTGTTATAACAGCCTACAACTTCGAAGGCCAAAAAGTAGATACTTGTGCCGACCCAGTCGCTTTCACGTCAGCTCCCCCGAATAGGTAAATATGACTTGTGAAACATCTGTAACCATAGTAgtacattattaggtattatatgtgTGAACTATTAGACAATCATAGTATATTTACTGGGcaaatatttatgcaaaaatACATTGTGCATTTGTGTGTATGGTTTAGGTTGTTGATTGCATTGGCTCATCATGCTATTGAGGTTCGAGATTTATCCGATGAGGCTAAGCCTACCTATGCTATCCCTACTGTTGATCAAGTAATGCAGTTATCTTATTGCGTTTCTGGAAATTATATCGCCACTCTAGAAACGAAGCAAAAGAGGTCCGGAGATGATGCACTGTATCTGAGAGTTTATTGCAACTGGGAGCAATGCAGTCAAGGAACTCCACCATTAAGAGCCAGGATAGCTGGACGTGTGACACCTACTGGATCACAAATTGGCGACAATGCATTGGATATGATTGAGATCCCTGTCAAgtttacaacaataaattcATTTGCCTGTTGTCAAGTAATGCATAAAAATATCACAAGATGGTTTTTccaatttatatgaattatatcaTTCTATATGTACCAATGTATCACACATTTTTtgataatgcatattttattagttgtcGAGTACACTTTTTATCTcaaattgtatgtaggtattcaCTAGGTAGTTTATTTCTATTGCAGTCTCTTAAAcaattacctatacctaattatgcTTGTTGAAAAAGTGACAATATttaggttattatattattatttctcatttTCTATATCATAgctattaataacatttttgaaaagaaaacaaatgtggtcattgaataaaatattaaaacacttgaaataacattttttggaATCGAGTATAAAGTTTACAATGTGAACTATTACAGAGATGTTGACTACAAATCACATCTGAATGTCCCTCATTGTTAAGCTTATTTATATGAACTATCTTGTAACATCTTGATAATTACTAGATTACTATTACAAAAGTTATCTCACTATGTTAATATGTACTCTTATaagatagtaaaatataaaaaaaaaaaatgttgaaatttgtataagtatatgaactgtatacctacctactcccTTTAACTTTAGTGTTCCTACTCAATATTTCACACTATTGCTAACCTCACTGTAATTAGACATAATATCTACAACGCTCATCAAACATTTTATGCATTATTAGAAATTCAAGAGTGTatcatacttttaaaattaaatcttcaaACTTTAtgctgtacataatatgtaaacattgacaaatatttttaattaaacttattaataattataacttacagGAAACAGGAAACATTGTGATTGCATCTAAATGTATACTTAGTATTTTTAGAATGGTAATAAAAACACATGACATATCTCGACTACGGTTCTTAGATTTTGATACATGGCCAATGATAATGAACCTCAAGTTTAATGTCTGTGATTTACAAATTGAACAAGATATTGTAGCTGTTTTTGGAGAAAGAAGAGTTGAAGTATTTCAGATTCTTAAAGGTACCtatggttaataattattagaatatctgaaatattaatgttatattgtagttataaaaatatttatgctcacactttgtttttaattttagatactaaaaaaatatctgattGGAGTACTACGACTAATTCTACAAAAACCAACTCTACTCAAGAAAACATTGAGCAATCTGGAGTTGCTCCTGAACCTATTGATTTAAACCAATTAATGAAATCAAAAACTGATACTTACCTCAGGCAACATGTCAACCCAAAATGTTTCCCAATTATGGTGATGACTCCTGGTTTTGATGATACCGCATTGGTTGAACAAGAAGAAAATGCTCCATTTAATATTGCTACTCTACCCATCACTATAAATGAAACAGAAGCAATTGATGTatgaaatattctttttttaaacattactaaattgtaatacctatatatattatttttatttgtagccTTGGAGTGAACCTATCAACTGGACAGTTAAGATACTGTTACAACTTGAATTAAATATGAGCAGATGTCATATTACAAATGAATGTATAAAATCTGTGCTGTTACACTTGGTATATAAGCGACATGAAACATCTAAAGTGTTAGGTAACTCTGATGtgttaagtaataaaatatatacacaaaactcatataatgtatacaaattctacaattttattattaagaactATTTCTGataatcataacattttcaaatttttttaagatattccctgtaactttatttattgaattaacttaattttattattaaaaaaattaatttatattttcatcaatatctATTTACACTTGTTTTGgctaaaaaaccataaaaaatagtaatttagttAAGGGTATTGGAGGTGGTGATTTTCTATCTTTGTCAAACACACGTGGACATAGgaatttagatatattttcattccaacgtaccgattgatctAGTAAAGCGACAAGaaatctgaaaacagatttgaatttttcgtcaagtctacttaacacgttgactgccaCGAGCCCGCCGGCGACCCAACACGGATGGGTAATTGTGGAGCTATGGTATAAATAACAAAGCATTACTGTAATGCACTCATGTGTATTTAGCGATAGGAGAGTCCAATCGTAATTTTCAATATAGCGTTATAATCGGAAAGAcctgaataatacaaattatttgggTTGCCGGCGGTTAATATTACTCGAAATACATCTATAGTTAAaggtataatagttttttttaattattcatttttttccccTGGAAGCCAtggtgttattataaaatctttatCTCCACGCcaacaaaaaataaagtgtattgAATACAATGAGAGGTTTGAATTGCCGGCGACCCAAATGGCTCCACATTAACACATCAGAGTGTTAGGTCGCAGGCGGGCTTGTGGCAGAACGTGTTAAGATTGATtttccacatttttaattttaatttctccaaaatttgaaatattacattttttttaatgattcctTTTTTAGGATTTATgagataaaatcaaaaatgttggaTAAACAATCTCAAAAAgactacaaattaaaatctatttatagaATTTGTATCGATTCAGTAGATAATTTGGTTCGTTGAAATGAAAAAActtctaaattcttatgtttcCCGTGTGTTGGAAATTCACTGCTTCCAAACCCATATATATCATGTATTACCGAACAGTTAATTTGTACTAATGCTTggtagaaaaataacaaaagtaaTGCATTATGTCATTCAGTTGGAATTTTTACAATTagttacaaaaatgtaatataaattatttttagtaattaattcataacataataatattatgtagtactaAAATGTACTGTGGTTTTTTTAACATGAAAATAACAAAGTTACATCATTGGAAAGTAAAGTAGtttcattacaattatattttactattttagtaatgattaaagtaacttatttaTCCAACactgtataaatgtaataattgtaatacacGTTTCTACTATATTAGAGACTTGAGTGagcaatcaaataatttataaaatgcttttatattttagaatggAATTTTCCTCGTTTCCGCACTGAAACATACAATCACTTAATGTGTGTTAACTGCTTAATTAGTTTAAAAGAAGAAGCATTTGTTTTTCATTCTCTTGTTACACATGAAAAAAATGATGTAgaagtatgtatttattgtatttgtatcaAAGCTTaatgttatacttttatataatgtacctacattactgtgaatttatttgattttagatGACTCCCGCACAATGCATTACTGTTTATAATTTCATGTCACCggttgttaacatttttatggatCGTTCAGTACTGCATGTATTGACTACTGCCAGCTTAGAAACATACACAATTAGATTATTTCCTTCTTCAAGTCCTTCTCCGGTATATAtgattcttataaatatttcatttttatttaatctatatatatataaaaatggagcatGAAAAATGTCCTTAGCTcgtcaatcgagaacggctggtccgatttagCTCAATTTTTGTTAAGATGTTGTAATTGCCAGGAGaaagtttttacgaaagaaaattttaggaaaatccaccggtaaaataggaaatctggatgtaaaaaatacaacagtggcgcaacagtgtattatattatgttggttgctattggttaatcgggcatgtttgttgatttgtattattattttattaatatcagatgaataaaaaaaaaccaaatttaaccatttttaaattaacatgtCTTATACCCAGAGGTCTAACcaacacacaaacattcatttatatatataccggttgattcttttatcattgaacactcatgatttctaaaagtataaatttttttaaaaatatttttttacatagtttcaagtcgcttataaaacaagatttttcttaaaatattatatttttaaatattttttatccttataattttttaagttttttacttttttgaatgacaacattggattttaattttatattccaaagcagaatagttttcttagtattttgatacatgaaaatcaaatttggggcgagtagtttatgagttaNNNNNNNNNNNNNNNNNNNNNNNNNNNNNNNNNNNNNNNNNNNNNNNNNNctatatttgatttttttttttaaataaaaagttataggtatgtatattgtatttactccAAAAGAATTTACGTATGATTACCAATAGGCAATAGGTAATATAGaagttttctatttaattatattcgaaaagtaattgttcaataaatacaaatcaagctatgatataatacagtttatacGATCTAtacaatgatacataatatattaaggtaAGCAGtgactttaataataatcaatagatCATGAATACGCGcggacatttaaaataatacggtGGCATTTACGTATACCGTATACGGTATACGCATTTTATAATGATGAGAAACGTTCTAGACGAACGTTCATAGAATAATGGAAGTCGCTCCCGAAGTCCCGACTGAGCACAATCGACGGCCGACCGCCGACTGCGGGTAGTGGGCGTGACTTAAACGTCGCGTGCATGCGGATCGCGAAAACACTTAACAGCGCGTCCTCTCGGCCGTTACACGCGTACACGTTttggtgtagcgtcctcttaatgtttgtgtgtagattatacTTCTGGGAATAggacaggctaatttaaaaatgattaaatttgggtttttttattcagctgatattagtacggttaggttaggttaagattttgtattaattgattatattaattcaccATAGGTGGattacgacaaacttggtataactttgatactttagagttaaataatacacttatgtacaaacagcacggggtctgtgatctaccacaggtagattgcctaccttataatatactgctgtaaatcagaatttttaatccgggcaacggaaaagttaagataagaatattaaataatgaattgaaccAAGTTTAAGTCATATAGAGtcggtacatttaacgggcaacggaGTGtatgggatcagctagttatagtataaatattagcatttttatattttaatagttaacaattttttttttttagtcacatATTTTATCTGAACGTGTGACACTAATTGGTCATAAACCATTTTTGGGTATTGTCGACATGgtacttttagaaaataaattggttattttCACTTCTGCTAATCCGAATCAAgacaataagtaaaaataaataaatataactatgtatttattattcagaCACTAACATTGTGACTTATTATTGACTTACTACTAGGGTAAACAATAGTTGGACACTTTACATGTTAATGCTGCCTTCTCCTAGTAGTATATGTAAAGTTCTTACATTCAAAGCAAGAATTTCTAGATTCAAAACCCCAAATAAGTATATTCATTTGATGAAAGAAGCTTTGAATATATCAgatattgttgaaaattatacatatcgtGGTTGTGGTACTGCCCGTTTGGGAAACAACGATTTCAAAAAGTTTTGCTGCCTTGTAGCTGACCATTACTTTTTGTAAGTTCAATAAattgataaacataattttaaactaatgttgatatatttatgtttaagatttaaaaaagatGGATGGGAATGGTCTTACAAACTTTATGAAATTGCCAATTTGCTGCCAATGGATGTATTTATAAGAATGAAACAAGTTGAAGATATGTACAAACGTGtaagtaaaaatgattttattttcttctatatattaaatatattatgatttttactaaaattatattttattactttcagGTAAAACGCCCAGTAAATACTATTCCTGCactgaaattttatatttcttcatGGATACATGATCATACTGaccaaattgattttaaaacatttatatatggaATTAAAATAGCTGATAGAAGTTGTGATTTGTTGTATATTGCTGAGCTTGTATTATCGGAAAAGTCTGTAAGGAAACTACCACTGGATAATGCtattaaacacattaaaaaaaatttagaagccaggtacttaaaataaattttactacagtattattaattattgtaacacaAATAAAAGAATACTTTTTGATGTGATTTAATATCGTTAAATTAGGGACAAGTGTTGTGCAAACAATTTACCCTCTTGTATGgataccttaaaaaaaattatgtatatattatactctattcagaataagaaagGTACCGAGCGGCGGCCGGTTTTTGTCTAGTAGTGGACAGATCCTTCTCCCACCAAATCAACCCTCGGATTTAGAATTCGGAACAAAGCCACATTCATCACAAGTCGGCCTCCCGGTActttttttattctgaatagagtatagttatATACTGCAATGTTatcaagtttaaatattgacttaaatattttttgtattattttttatacactttttttacaatctaaacataataatataatgtataataaataaatgtggtaacaaagaaaaaaactatGAGTTAATCATTAGTATAGACAATTATCAATGCCATCCGATGaacacttacatttttatttcatatttttatttagttatgaaTGGAAAGGAGCTTTAACATTTGCATTACTATTCCTGTACTCATTGTCCAATATTGATACCAAAGATGTCTCAGATATATATAATGAAGCTGATGAAGtttcaaataaatcatttgTGCAATTTTGCAAAACGTACTCAAATTTATTGATAGAACAAGTGAGTAAAGTTGTagtctaaattaaatttgataaaaaaacaaaatgtttagctAAGATGGAGTAAGATACCATTTTATAGGatcaaaggaa
It contains:
- the LOC100571413 gene encoding uncharacterized protein LOC100571413, translating into MVRVITAYNFEGQKVDTCADPVAFTSAPPNRLLIALAHHAIEVRDLSDEAKPTYAIPTVDQVMQLSYCVSGNYIATLETKQKRSGDDALYLRVYCNWEQCSQGTPPLRARIAGRVTPTGSQIGDNALDMIEIPVKFTTINSFACCQETGNIVIASKCILSIFRMVIKTHDISRLRFLDFDTWPMIMNLKFNVCDLQIEQDIVAVFGERRVEVFQILKDTKKISDWSTTTNSTKTNSTQENIEQSGVAPEPIDLNQLMKSKTDTYLRQHVNPKCFPIMVMTPGFDDTALVEQEENAPFNIATLPITINETEAIDPWSEPINWTVKILLQLELNMSRCHITNECIKSVLLHLVYKRHETSKVLEWNFPRFRTETYNHLMCVNCLISLKEEAFVFHSLVTHEKNDVEMTPAQCITVYNFMSPVVNIFMDRSVLHVLTTASLETYTIRLFPSSSPSPSHILSERVTLIGHKPFLGIVDMVLLENKLVIFTSANPNQDNKVNNSWTLYMLMLPSPSSICKVLTFKARISRFKTPNKYIHLMKEALNISDIVENYTYRGCGTARLGNNDFKKFCCLVADHYFLFKKDGWEWSYKLYEIANLLPMDVFIRMKQVEDMYKRVKRPVNTIPALKFYISSWIHDHTDQIDFKTFIYGIKIADRSCDLLYIAELVLSEKSVRKLPLDNAIKHIKKNLEASYEWKGALTFALLFLYSLSNIDTKDVSDIYNEADEVSNKSFVQFCKTYSNLLIEQDSSFSEFSLVLMQETPILIAHGFAEIISSGQPIKLRKVIQAFQKYIGSHMYSTNVTEVFKRFLELHFSRSYGHDKTPDLNKKYVCDAIKILFRQYLTDLTKPISENSTQTNARDWKNIYNSQIPGYIQMLPCYNNNNENLIKLQSLFYTNWLTKDFKEDIKQVLPLLSKPSLSLEIMASENTINTIEIIIEKCPQAVLKYSIDCLNSTSEWKHITSLLEKKSKSDIDNQSKYHEVLHDMLEYLSHNMCVEDLCSVLPEESSTNIEHDEYQTYVITCQKINQANQIKSMVMATGQQLLASLNFK